One Glutamicibacter mishrai genomic window carries:
- a CDS encoding uracil-DNA glycosylase — protein sequence MQDALFDAPEPPPAPVYEPVDFPFFHGAQSMADHGFIAQDWVPALSGQDGNLRRLALELTKRSSQGEVLLPDPKVMFRALTLPLSEVKVLIIGQDPYPTPGHPNGLAFAANKQLRPLPRSLGNIYKELESDLGISPAPHPDLGPWLQRGVLLLNQALSVAAGKAGSHQKLGWEPILASVFAALNTRDNPPVAILWGNHAQKFAADLGNLPQLRSAHPSPLSASRGFFGSKPFSQANRLLSEQGQEPIDWSLPLA from the coding sequence ATGCAAGATGCCTTGTTTGACGCTCCCGAGCCACCACCGGCACCGGTGTACGAGCCCGTGGATTTCCCGTTCTTCCACGGCGCGCAATCCATGGCCGACCACGGATTTATTGCCCAGGATTGGGTTCCGGCGCTGAGCGGGCAGGATGGAAATCTACGTCGCCTTGCCCTCGAATTAACCAAACGTTCATCGCAAGGCGAAGTCCTCTTGCCTGATCCGAAGGTGATGTTCCGCGCACTTACCCTGCCATTATCGGAGGTCAAAGTCCTAATTATCGGCCAGGACCCGTACCCGACACCGGGGCACCCCAATGGTTTGGCATTTGCCGCCAATAAACAGCTCCGACCTTTGCCGCGTTCCCTGGGCAATATCTACAAAGAGCTGGAATCGGATTTGGGCATCAGCCCTGCGCCCCATCCCGATCTGGGCCCTTGGCTCCAGCGCGGGGTGCTATTGCTGAATCAAGCGCTGTCAGTGGCTGCGGGCAAGGCCGGTTCCCATCAAAAACTCGGGTGGGAGCCAATCCTCGCGTCGGTGTTCGCTGCCCTGAATACGCGCGACAATCCACCGGTCGCCATTCTTTGGGGCAACCACGCCCAGAAGTTCGCCGCCGACCTCGGCAACCTGCCCCAGCTGCGCAGCGCGCACCCCTCGCCGCTCTCGGCTTCACGCGGCTTTTTCGGGTCCAAGCCCTTCTCCCAAGCAAATCGGCTCCTGTCCGAGCAGGGACAGGAGCCGATTGATTGGTCGTTGCCGTTGGCCTAG
- a CDS encoding DUF3263 domain-containing protein, translated as MAENELLVDFVMNPDSELDERSQQILSLEKLWWKYAGAKEQAITKQFSMSPTNYYQLLNQLIETDAAMAYDPMLVKRLRRTRSTKRRVGGKVGSGR; from the coding sequence ATGGCTGAGAACGAGTTGCTGGTTGATTTTGTGATGAACCCGGATTCGGAATTGGACGAACGTTCACAACAGATCCTGAGCTTGGAAAAATTGTGGTGGAAGTATGCCGGAGCCAAGGAACAAGCGATTACCAAGCAGTTCTCAATGTCGCCAACCAATTACTATCAGCTGCTGAACCAGCTGATTGAAACTGATGCGGCCATGGCCTACGACCCGATGCTGGTTAAGCGACTGCGCAGAACACGTTCAACAAAACGTCGTGTGGGCGGTAAGGTCGGCTCGGGACGATAA
- a CDS encoding LytR C-terminal domain-containing protein, translating into MTNYPRDEFDRVPEFNTRVGSHHAHGWAQSAASKSTGGKLLWVVLTAVIVLVIGATSFIFGPQLKDSIAGSSSSESSQSQDGDAGESADSSEEASPSESSSPSSTIDDAEVLFGQQIGVYNGASVAGVAGAGEEAMTEAGFTNIVADNWSKPADVSAVYYVSESYRTTAQKAAEVLNIDEVLQTSNIPNRVTVVLGTDDPLGLNE; encoded by the coding sequence ATGACCAACTACCCGCGTGACGAATTTGATCGCGTACCGGAGTTCAACACCCGTGTGGGTTCACACCACGCGCACGGATGGGCGCAGTCCGCCGCCTCAAAGTCGACCGGCGGCAAATTGCTGTGGGTAGTGCTAACCGCCGTGATCGTCCTGGTCATCGGTGCCACCTCGTTCATCTTTGGTCCTCAGCTCAAGGACAGCATTGCCGGTTCGTCCAGCAGTGAAAGCTCGCAGTCCCAAGACGGCGACGCCGGCGAGTCAGCCGACAGCTCGGAAGAAGCATCGCCGAGCGAATCTTCCTCCCCGTCAAGCACCATTGACGATGCCGAGGTGCTCTTCGGCCAGCAGATCGGTGTCTACAACGGAGCCAGCGTGGCTGGAGTCGCAGGTGCCGGCGAAGAAGCCATGACCGAAGCCGGATTCACCAATATCGTCGCCGATAACTGGAGCAAGCCAGCCGACGTATCCGCGGTGTACTACGTCTCGGAGTCCTACCGAACCACGGCCCAAAAGGCCGCTGAAGTGCTGAACATCGACGAAGTATTGCAGACCAGTAACATTCCAAATCGTGTCACCGTCGTGCTGGGCACCGACGACCCACTAGGGCTGAACGAATAG
- the groL gene encoding chaperonin GroEL (60 kDa chaperone family; promotes refolding of misfolded polypeptides especially under stressful conditions; forms two stacked rings of heptamers to form a barrel-shaped 14mer; ends can be capped by GroES; misfolded proteins enter the barrel where they are refolded when GroES binds), whose translation MAKMIAFDEEARRGLERGLNTLADAVKVTLGPRGRNVVLEKKWGAPTITNDGVSIAKEIDLEDPYEKIGAELVKEVAKKTDDVAGDGTTTATVLAQALVKEGLRNVAAGADPIALRRGIDKAVEAVTAELFAAAKKIESKEQIAATASISAGDKEIGGLIAEALDKVGEQGVITVEESNTFGLELELAEGMRFDKGYISAYFVTDTERQETVLEDPYILIVNSKISSVKDMVTLLEKVMQSNKSLLIIAEDVEGEALATLILNKIRGLFKSVAVKAPGFGDRRKAMLTDIAILTGGQVVSEEIGLSLDNVGLEVLGTARKVVITKDETTIVEGGGEADAIEGRKAQIAAEIKNTDSDYDREKLQERHAKLSGGVAVLKAGAATEVELKERKHRIEDAVRNAKAAVEEGIVAGGGVALIQAGAAAFAKLELEGDEATGANIVRVGIEAPLKQIALNAGLEPGVVADKVKGLAAGHGLNAATGEYVNLLEAGVNDPVKVTRSALQNAASIAGLFLTTEAVVAEKPAPAGAAPAGGDDMGGMGGMGGF comes from the coding sequence ATGGCTAAGATGATTGCATTTGACGAGGAAGCACGCCGCGGACTCGAGCGCGGACTGAACACCCTCGCTGACGCGGTAAAGGTGACCCTAGGCCCACGCGGCCGCAACGTCGTTCTGGAAAAGAAGTGGGGCGCTCCTACTATCACCAACGACGGTGTGTCCATCGCTAAGGAAATCGACCTCGAGGATCCTTACGAGAAGATCGGCGCAGAGCTGGTCAAGGAAGTTGCCAAGAAGACTGACGACGTCGCCGGTGACGGTACCACCACCGCAACCGTTCTTGCTCAGGCATTGGTTAAGGAAGGCCTGCGCAACGTTGCCGCTGGCGCCGACCCAATCGCGCTGCGCCGCGGTATCGACAAGGCTGTAGAAGCTGTTACCGCTGAGCTGTTCGCCGCTGCCAAGAAGATCGAGTCCAAGGAGCAGATCGCTGCTACCGCTTCGATCTCCGCAGGCGACAAGGAAATCGGCGGCCTGATCGCTGAAGCTCTCGACAAGGTCGGCGAGCAGGGCGTTATCACCGTTGAAGAGTCCAACACCTTCGGCCTTGAGCTGGAGCTGGCAGAGGGCATGCGCTTCGACAAGGGCTACATCTCCGCTTACTTCGTCACCGATACCGAGCGCCAGGAAACCGTTCTTGAGGATCCATACATCCTCATCGTGAACTCCAAGATCTCCTCGGTCAAGGACATGGTGACCCTGCTGGAGAAGGTCATGCAGTCGAACAAGTCGCTGCTGATCATCGCCGAAGACGTTGAGGGCGAAGCCCTGGCTACCCTGATCCTGAACAAGATCCGTGGCCTGTTCAAGTCCGTTGCCGTCAAGGCTCCAGGCTTCGGCGACCGTCGCAAGGCCATGCTGACCGACATCGCCATCCTGACCGGCGGCCAGGTTGTTTCCGAGGAAATCGGGCTGTCCCTGGACAACGTTGGCCTCGAAGTCCTGGGTACCGCCCGCAAGGTCGTTATCACCAAGGACGAAACCACCATCGTTGAAGGCGGCGGCGAAGCCGACGCTATCGAAGGCCGCAAGGCCCAGATCGCAGCCGAGATCAAGAACACCGACTCGGACTACGACCGCGAGAAGCTGCAGGAGCGCCACGCAAAGCTCTCCGGCGGAGTCGCTGTGCTGAAGGCCGGCGCTGCTACCGAGGTCGAGCTCAAGGAGCGCAAGCACCGCATCGAAGATGCCGTGCGCAACGCCAAGGCAGCCGTTGAAGAAGGCATCGTCGCCGGTGGTGGCGTTGCACTGATCCAGGCCGGCGCTGCTGCATTCGCAAAGCTTGAGCTGGAAGGCGACGAGGCAACCGGCGCGAACATCGTTCGTGTTGGCATCGAAGCACCACTGAAGCAGATCGCACTGAACGCTGGCCTGGAGCCAGGCGTTGTCGCCGACAAGGTCAAGGGCCTGGCCGCTGGCCACGGCCTGAACGCTGCCACCGGCGAGTACGTGAACCTGCTCGAAGCTGGCGTCAACGACCCAGTGAAGGTGACCCGTTCGGCACTGCAGAACGCAGCATCGATCGCTGGCCTGTTCCTGACCACCGAAGCTGTTGTTGCAGAGAAGCCAGCTCCTGCTGGCGCTGCCCCAGCCGGTGGCGACGACATGGGTGGCATGGGCGGAATGGGCGGCTTCTAA
- a CDS encoding DUF4031 domain-containing protein → MSILIDPPRWPAHGTVFAHLVSDTSLDELHQFAAQQEISLRAFDKDHYDVPRERYEQLVRAGAKEVTGGELVRALVASGLRIPAKYRAEKLDAILRRRWARTLPTEPELGKELLGLWSQEHRYYHDRVHLLSVLEAVDRLGGKLSAEELMLLQLAAWFHDAVYQGTAEDEFKSAVLARERLDSVLSARAVSTVSDLILLTAGHNPKESDRLGRILCDADLEVLARPEPAYQRYAHAIYQEYAHLPRHVLAEGRSRILTALLEKATIYATAAGRDLWESAARSNVSRELEHLQGWKG, encoded by the coding sequence ATGAGCATTCTGATCGACCCGCCGCGATGGCCGGCCCACGGCACTGTTTTTGCCCATCTGGTCTCGGATACCTCCCTCGATGAGCTTCATCAGTTCGCCGCCCAGCAAGAGATCTCTTTGCGGGCGTTCGACAAGGACCACTACGACGTTCCCCGCGAACGCTATGAGCAATTGGTCCGCGCCGGCGCGAAGGAAGTCACCGGTGGCGAGCTGGTCCGCGCCCTGGTTGCCTCGGGACTGCGCATCCCGGCCAAGTATCGCGCCGAAAAGCTGGACGCCATATTGCGCCGCCGCTGGGCCCGCACCTTGCCGACCGAGCCCGAATTGGGCAAGGAGCTGCTCGGCCTGTGGTCCCAGGAACACCGGTACTATCATGACCGGGTCCATCTGCTCTCGGTGCTCGAAGCAGTGGACCGCCTGGGTGGAAAGCTCTCCGCTGAAGAGCTGATGCTCCTCCAGCTGGCGGCCTGGTTCCACGATGCGGTGTACCAGGGGACAGCCGAAGATGAGTTCAAGTCGGCGGTGCTTGCTCGCGAACGGCTCGATTCTGTGCTCTCTGCCCGGGCTGTGAGTACCGTCAGCGACCTGATCCTGCTCACGGCCGGGCACAACCCCAAGGAGTCGGACCGGCTGGGACGGATCCTGTGCGATGCGGATCTGGAAGTGCTGGCCCGCCCAGAACCGGCATACCAACGCTATGCCCACGCGATCTACCAGGAGTATGCGCATCTTCCGCGCCACGTTTTGGCCGAAGGCCGAAGCAGGATTCTCACAGCACTGCTGGAGAAGGCCACGATCTATGCGACGGCTGCGGGACGTGACTTGTGGGAGTCCGCTGCACGCTCCAATGTGAGCCGGGAACTAGAGCATCTGCAGGGTTGGAAGGGCTAA
- a CDS encoding WXG100 family type VII secretion target, translated as MSTFSTNTGEMQVKSQAVMNTIDRLRHEVSTMQMNLDQLQSTWQGSAAASFQSIVAEWRSTHVQIEEALSSIASALNHASMQYEEVEQVNTSLFRY; from the coding sequence ATGAGTACGTTCTCCACCAATACCGGCGAAATGCAGGTCAAGTCCCAAGCCGTCATGAACACCATCGATCGCCTGCGCCACGAGGTGTCGACCATGCAGATGAACCTCGACCAGCTGCAGAGCACCTGGCAGGGCTCGGCCGCCGCGTCATTCCAATCCATCGTCGCCGAATGGCGCTCCACCCACGTGCAGATCGAAGAAGCCCTGAGCAGCATTGCCAGCGCCCTGAATCATGCTTCGATGCAGTACGAGGAAGTGGAGCAGGTCAACACCTCCCTATTCCGCTACTGA